In one Corallococcus sp. EGB genomic region, the following are encoded:
- a CDS encoding LysR substrate-binding domain-containing protein yields the protein MPLRTDLLPALAAFESAARHQNFARAAEELHLTASAVSHHVRKLEDRLGVALFQRHARGVALTAEGRQLADAASTALSDMDHVIGGLKHSRDEDTVVRVTTVHSLTYAWLLPRMPGFTSRHPGIRIHVDTEMALTRFDEGGPDMGIRYGQGPWPGLTAQPLMDDALFPVASPRLAGLERVREATDVATLPLIADLSRQGWQDWFRSAGVRGPRFEERYSFSDTTGALMAAVQGLGAALAREKISAPYFADNRLIRLPGPIVPTRASYFVVYPSHKRLRPAARLFVDWLLAQRDTAAVPIPPATQGVAPPRRKVPQSQPSARGDDKHSQ from the coding sequence ATGCCCCTCCGCACCGACCTGCTCCCCGCCCTCGCGGCCTTCGAGTCCGCCGCCCGCCATCAGAACTTCGCCCGCGCGGCGGAGGAGCTGCACCTGACCGCGAGCGCCGTCAGCCACCACGTGCGCAAGCTGGAGGACCGGCTGGGGGTCGCGCTGTTCCAGCGGCATGCCCGGGGCGTGGCGCTGACGGCCGAGGGGCGCCAGTTGGCGGACGCCGCCAGCACCGCGCTGTCGGACATGGACCACGTGATTGGCGGGCTGAAGCACTCGCGGGACGAGGACACCGTGGTGCGGGTGACCACCGTGCACTCACTGACGTATGCGTGGCTGCTGCCGCGCATGCCGGGCTTCACCTCGCGGCATCCGGGAATCCGGATCCACGTGGACACGGAGATGGCGCTCACCCGCTTCGACGAGGGCGGGCCGGACATGGGCATCCGCTACGGGCAGGGCCCCTGGCCGGGCCTCACGGCGCAGCCGCTCATGGACGACGCGCTGTTCCCCGTGGCGTCACCGCGGCTGGCGGGCCTGGAGCGCGTGCGCGAGGCAACGGACGTGGCGACGTTGCCGCTCATCGCGGACCTTTCGCGCCAGGGCTGGCAGGACTGGTTCCGCTCGGCGGGCGTGCGCGGACCCCGGTTCGAGGAGCGCTATAGCTTCAGCGACACGACCGGCGCGCTGATGGCCGCGGTGCAGGGGCTGGGCGCGGCGCTGGCGCGCGAGAAGATTTCCGCGCCCTACTTCGCGGACAACCGCCTCATCCGGCTGCCAGGGCCCATCGTGCCCACCCGCGCCAGCTACTTCGTGGTGTATCCCTCGCACAAGCGCCTGCGCCCGGCCGCGCGCCTCTTCGTGGATTGGCTGCTGGCGCAGCGCGATACCGCGGCCGTGCCGATCCCCCCCGCGACGCAAGGCGTTGCACCGCCACGCCGGAAAGTTCCCCAATCACAGCCTTCAGCACGGGGGGACGACAAACACTCCCAATGA
- a CDS encoding DMT family transporter: MSASGLTHPQAVTPPFTRAWLTPLELGGLAAIWGGSFLFLRIAAPAFGPIPLVALRLALGSVVLMPFLWRARAALRPSLWPRLALVGVINAAVPFSLFAWAARQAPAGIGAITNSMAVLFTSLVAFVFYGERIGARRAVALLAGFAGVVVLASGKAAGASVAWAAAAGTTGAFLYGIGANLVRRHFTGLPAAAVAAATLACGAVLMLPFAVATWPTESIGMRPWLAAVALGILCTGIGYAVFYRLIQRIGAPRAAVVTYLVPLFALTWAWLLLGEPLTPTMLVAGSLILGSVALGKPPVAPKST; the protein is encoded by the coding sequence ATGAGCGCATCCGGTCTCACCCATCCCCAGGCTGTGACTCCTCCCTTCACCCGGGCGTGGCTCACGCCCCTGGAACTGGGCGGGCTGGCCGCCATCTGGGGCGGGTCCTTCCTGTTCTTGCGCATCGCGGCGCCGGCCTTCGGCCCCATTCCCCTGGTGGCGCTCCGCCTGGCGCTGGGCTCGGTGGTGCTGATGCCGTTCCTCTGGCGCGCGCGCGCGGCCCTCCGTCCGTCGCTGTGGCCCCGGCTGGCGTTGGTGGGCGTCATCAACGCGGCGGTGCCCTTCTCGCTGTTCGCCTGGGCCGCGCGGCAAGCCCCCGCGGGAATTGGGGCCATCACCAACAGCATGGCGGTGCTCTTCACCTCGCTGGTGGCATTCGTCTTCTACGGCGAGCGCATCGGGGCCCGGCGCGCGGTGGCGCTGCTCGCGGGCTTCGCCGGGGTGGTGGTGCTGGCCAGTGGCAAGGCCGCGGGCGCGAGCGTCGCCTGGGCAGCGGCCGCGGGGACCACGGGGGCGTTTCTTTACGGCATCGGCGCGAACCTGGTGCGCCGCCACTTCACCGGACTGCCAGCCGCCGCGGTCGCCGCCGCCACGCTGGCCTGCGGCGCGGTGCTGATGCTGCCCTTCGCGGTGGCCACGTGGCCCACGGAGTCCATCGGCATGCGCCCCTGGCTGGCGGCGGTGGCCCTGGGCATCCTCTGCACCGGCATCGGGTATGCGGTGTTCTACCGGCTCATCCAGCGCATCGGCGCGCCGCGCGCCGCCGTCGTCACCTACCTGGTGCCGCTGTTCGCGCTGACCTGGGCCTGGCTCCTCCTGGGCGAGCCGCTGACGCCCACCATGCTGGTGGCGGGCTCGCTCATCCTGGGGAGCGTGGCGCTGGGGAAGCCGCCCGTGGCGCCGAAGTCGACATGA
- a CDS encoding class I SAM-dependent methyltransferase, giving the protein MANAISKTAYYTLACRAADARKPRPLCGDSFASRFMDDEARQVWARFQYFDRANESNAARHQIIDALVQEELDRAPDARVVVLGAGFDTRAYRLRGGLWLEVDEPAILTLKDAKLPVTEAKNPLERLPIDFAAESLAAKLAPYQDSRRTHVIIEGVLMYLSDAQRRDMLAVLQQVFPHHVVYCDLMRASFQREYSRDVHAVLASMGASFQDMTDAPEALFLETGHAVASSTSVPVRAQELAGKRVPAFILRRFMPAVRDGYRIWKFERT; this is encoded by the coding sequence ATGGCCAATGCCATTTCGAAGACCGCGTACTACACCCTCGCCTGCCGGGCGGCGGACGCGCGCAAGCCGCGGCCGCTGTGCGGTGACAGCTTCGCCTCACGCTTCATGGATGATGAGGCGCGGCAGGTCTGGGCCCGCTTCCAGTACTTCGACCGCGCCAACGAGAGCAACGCCGCGCGGCATCAGATCATCGACGCCTTGGTGCAGGAGGAATTGGACCGCGCCCCCGACGCGCGCGTGGTGGTGCTGGGCGCGGGCTTCGACACGCGGGCCTACCGGCTTCGCGGCGGCCTGTGGCTGGAGGTGGACGAGCCCGCCATCCTCACGCTCAAGGACGCGAAGCTTCCGGTGACGGAGGCGAAGAACCCGCTCGAGCGGCTCCCCATCGACTTCGCCGCGGAGTCGCTCGCCGCGAAGCTCGCGCCCTACCAGGACTCCCGGCGCACGCACGTCATCATCGAGGGCGTGCTCATGTACCTGTCGGATGCGCAGCGGCGGGACATGCTCGCGGTGCTCCAGCAGGTGTTCCCCCACCACGTCGTGTACTGCGACCTGATGCGAGCCTCCTTCCAGCGTGAGTACAGCCGCGACGTGCACGCGGTGCTCGCCAGCATGGGCGCGTCCTTCCAGGACATGACGGACGCGCCGGAGGCCCTCTTCCTGGAGACGGGCCATGCGGTCGCTTCCTCCACGTCCGTGCCCGTGCGCGCACAGGAGCTCGCGGGCAAGCGCGTCCCGGCGTTCATCCTCCGGCGCTTCATGCCCGCGGTCCGGGACGGCTATCGCATCTGGAAGTTCGAGCGGACCTGA
- a CDS encoding caspase family protein — translation MPQGYSINIGLNAVDPHHYAGWDGQLTACEADAKDMISIAKAQEFSRVRPFLTKEATRDRVLAELGEAATVLQPGDLLLLTYSGHGGQLPDMNGDEDDGLDETWCLYDGELVDDEIYQAMTKLKAGVRVFMLSDSCHSGTVSRVAYVALRSSGSLQLLADSVRSTEPTERRFKEMPLGIEQRTYRDNKAMYDAILEGLPKEDPKLTLKATVLLISGCQDNQLSSDGVYNGLFTSNLLRVWNGGKFKASYPTFHRRILRACRPSSPRRTPSSESPAASSSGRSRST, via the coding sequence ATGCCACAGGGGTATTCCATCAACATCGGTTTGAACGCAGTGGATCCGCATCACTACGCGGGCTGGGATGGGCAGCTGACGGCGTGTGAAGCGGACGCCAAGGACATGATCAGCATCGCGAAGGCACAGGAATTCAGCCGCGTGCGGCCCTTCCTGACGAAGGAGGCCACGCGCGACAGGGTGCTTGCGGAACTGGGCGAGGCAGCGACGGTGCTTCAGCCCGGGGACCTGCTGCTGCTCACCTACTCAGGGCACGGCGGCCAGCTCCCCGACATGAACGGGGACGAGGACGACGGGCTGGATGAGACGTGGTGCCTGTATGACGGAGAGCTCGTCGACGACGAAATCTACCAGGCGATGACGAAGCTCAAGGCCGGGGTGCGTGTCTTCATGCTCTCCGACAGCTGCCACAGCGGCACGGTGAGCCGGGTGGCCTATGTGGCCCTCCGCTCCAGCGGCAGCCTGCAATTGCTGGCGGATTCGGTGCGGAGCACGGAGCCGACGGAGCGGCGCTTCAAGGAGATGCCGCTGGGCATCGAGCAGCGCACGTACCGCGACAACAAGGCGATGTACGACGCCATCCTGGAGGGCCTGCCCAAGGAAGACCCCAAGCTGACGCTCAAGGCCACGGTCCTGCTCATCTCCGGTTGCCAGGACAACCAGCTCTCCAGCGACGGCGTCTACAACGGCCTCTTCACATCCAACCTGCTGCGCGTCTGGAACGGAGGGAAGTTCAAGGCGAGCTACCCGACCTTCCACCGCCGCATCCTTCGCGCATGCCGCCCATCCAGTCCCCGGCGTACTCCGTCATCGGAGTCCCCAGCCGCGAGTTCGAGCGGCAGGTCCCGTTCCACGTGA
- a CDS encoding GFA family protein yields MILATCHCGRVSLEVESEPAAVTDCNCSLCRRYGVLWAYYSPRQVRVRVEGTVQDTYKWGEENVAFHRCAHCGCVSHWASLDPSRDRMGINARLMPPELLSRVRVRHRDGADTKQYLD; encoded by the coding sequence ATGATTCTTGCCACATGCCATTGCGGCCGTGTCTCGCTCGAGGTCGAGTCCGAGCCGGCCGCCGTCACCGACTGCAATTGCTCCCTCTGCCGGCGCTACGGCGTGCTGTGGGCGTACTACTCGCCTCGGCAGGTCCGCGTTCGCGTGGAGGGCACGGTCCAGGACACGTATAAGTGGGGAGAGGAGAACGTCGCCTTCCACCGCTGCGCGCACTGTGGCTGCGTCTCGCACTGGGCTTCGCTCGACCCTTCCCGGGACCGGATGGGCATCAATGCGCGGCTCATGCCCCCGGAGCTGCTCTCGCGAGTCCGCGTGCGGCACCGCGACGGCGCCGACACCAAGCAGTACCTCGATTGA
- a CDS encoding VOC family protein: MRTLNYLLLPVRSPRESEKLYTRLLGREPVENSETFVLYVLPTGLKVGLWLASEMEPRPKAPGGLELAFTEQSRDAVLQTYEDWKKLGLKVLQEPTDMDFGFTFVVEDPDGHRLRPFVLAVNPR, translated from the coding sequence ATGCGAACCCTGAACTACCTGCTGTTGCCCGTCCGCTCCCCGCGCGAGAGCGAGAAGCTGTACACCCGGCTGCTGGGCCGGGAGCCGGTCGAGAACTCCGAGACCTTCGTCCTCTACGTCCTGCCGACAGGTCTCAAGGTCGGCCTCTGGCTGGCCAGCGAGATGGAGCCCCGCCCCAAGGCTCCGGGCGGGCTGGAGCTCGCGTTCACCGAGCAGAGCCGGGACGCCGTGCTCCAGACCTACGAGGACTGGAAGAAGCTGGGACTCAAGGTGCTGCAGGAGCCCACCGACATGGACTTCGGCTTCACCTTCGTCGTCGAAGACCCGGACGGACATCGGCTCCGTCCGTTCGTCCTCGCCGTCAATCCGCGCTGA
- a CDS encoding YafY family protein, translating to MARAARLLELMQALRRHRAPVSGTDLARELGISLRTLYRDIATLQEQGADIRGEAGVGYVLRPGFTLPPLNFSVDELEALVLGSRWVAARGDSRLGAAADNAVAKIRAVLPAELRESVDVATLTVPVITPAEPVRIDVSVIRAAIRKEHTVSITYRDGGGSDTRRTIWPLLIGFFERVMVVAAWCELRRDYRAFRIDRILAVEATGTRYPRRRADLVKEWRARQPPLTAARN from the coding sequence ATGGCTCGCGCCGCCCGGCTCCTTGAGCTCATGCAAGCACTGCGAAGGCACCGTGCCCCCGTGTCCGGCACGGACCTGGCGCGGGAGCTGGGCATCTCCCTGCGCACGCTCTACCGCGACATCGCGACCCTGCAGGAGCAAGGGGCGGACATCCGGGGCGAAGCAGGCGTGGGCTACGTCCTGCGCCCCGGTTTCACGCTGCCGCCGCTGAACTTCTCGGTGGACGAGCTGGAAGCCCTGGTGCTCGGCTCGCGATGGGTCGCGGCCCGAGGCGACTCCCGGCTTGGGGCCGCCGCGGACAACGCGGTGGCGAAGATCCGCGCCGTGCTGCCGGCGGAGCTGCGGGAGAGCGTCGATGTGGCGACGCTGACGGTGCCTGTCATCACGCCGGCGGAGCCGGTCCGCATCGATGTGTCCGTCATCCGTGCCGCCATCCGGAAGGAGCACACGGTCTCCATCACCTACCGCGACGGTGGGGGTAGCGACACCCGGCGCACCATCTGGCCGCTGCTCATCGGCTTCTTCGAGCGGGTCATGGTGGTCGCGGCGTGGTGTGAGCTGCGGCGGGACTACCGCGCCTTCCGGATCGACCGCATCCTCGCGGTGGAAGCCACCGGGACGCGCTATCCGCGCCGCCGCGCGGACCTGGTCAAGGAGTGGCGAGCCAGGCAGCCCCCGCTGACTGCTGCCAGAAACTGA
- a CDS encoding invertase recombinase-like protein, giving the protein MKLFRVCLTSLLVLAVACGDSNPAETPDAGQTRPDAGVETPDSGEPVPDSGTEPEEDAGSETLDAGTETPDSGTETPDSGTETPDAGTEPTDAGSGTSDAGTEPTDAGSGTSDAGTEPGAGNVIDNGGFEDWSGALPAQWFGSTSNIEDVRKVTTQAFEGVNAARLVNTLTAHRRFSTAAKSMPAGRYSCTYQVRGTGEIRNAYFGTDYSSYSAYTSVDTQTWKQMAYTFNLATSIFDTFELIFSVRNTSGDHLIIDNVRCTRAPEPCDSVTCEEWARCDNATVSCQPLSGRCADSRNCSAWQTCDATHTCVTAEDRCARHADCARTPQTPVCDTSTHLCVAGDPCAGVTCTNPAMACNPTTGTCELAEGSCFTTYDCRGALPACDTATHRCVPAEHSANIIRNGGFENWSTRAIPYYGNNYVPDYWYGLDNGITDPGSEIKPSRLVRYTSAVHGGSAALQFVVPIQTAERFTTEKFNVPVGNYSCSYRVRGHGTIRHRSYSSGGWSPQTDFLAVDSDEWQPVFFRFTGNVRDWRLFFYPSRSVADRDHLQVDDIVCTKD; this is encoded by the coding sequence TTGAAGCTGTTTCGAGTGTGTCTGACGTCGTTGCTGGTGTTGGCCGTCGCGTGCGGCGATTCAAATCCTGCGGAGACGCCCGATGCCGGGCAGACCCGGCCGGACGCAGGCGTCGAGACGCCTGACTCGGGCGAGCCCGTGCCGGACTCGGGCACCGAGCCGGAGGAGGATGCCGGCTCCGAGACGCTGGACGCGGGCACCGAGACGCCGGATTCCGGCACGGAGACTCCTGACTCGGGCACGGAAACGCCGGACGCGGGCACCGAGCCCACGGACGCAGGCTCCGGGACGTCCGACGCGGGCACCGAGCCCACGGACGCAGGCTCCGGGACGTCCGACGCGGGCACTGAGCCCGGCGCGGGGAACGTCATCGACAACGGGGGCTTCGAGGACTGGTCCGGTGCGCTGCCGGCGCAGTGGTTCGGGAGCACGTCGAACATCGAAGACGTGCGGAAGGTCACGACGCAGGCCTTCGAGGGCGTGAACGCGGCGCGGCTGGTCAACACCCTGACCGCCCACCGGCGCTTCAGCACCGCGGCGAAGTCCATGCCCGCGGGCCGCTACTCCTGCACCTACCAGGTGCGTGGCACGGGTGAGATCCGCAACGCCTACTTCGGCACGGACTACTCCTCCTACTCGGCCTACACCTCCGTCGACACCCAGACGTGGAAGCAGATGGCCTACACCTTCAACCTGGCCACCTCCATCTTCGACACCTTCGAGCTCATCTTCAGTGTCCGCAACACCAGCGGCGACCACCTGATCATCGACAACGTCCGCTGCACGCGGGCCCCCGAGCCGTGTGATTCGGTCACCTGCGAGGAGTGGGCGCGTTGCGACAATGCCACCGTGAGCTGCCAGCCGCTCTCCGGCCGCTGCGCCGACTCCAGGAACTGCAGCGCGTGGCAGACCTGCGACGCGACCCACACCTGCGTGACCGCGGAAGACCGCTGCGCCCGTCACGCGGATTGCGCCCGGACGCCGCAGACGCCTGTCTGCGACACGTCCACGCACCTCTGCGTCGCGGGCGATCCCTGCGCCGGCGTGACCTGCACCAACCCGGCGATGGCCTGCAATCCCACCACGGGCACGTGCGAGCTGGCCGAGGGGTCGTGCTTCACGACGTATGACTGCCGCGGCGCCCTGCCCGCCTGCGACACGGCCACCCACCGCTGCGTCCCGGCGGAGCACTCCGCGAACATCATCCGCAACGGCGGCTTCGAGAACTGGAGCACCCGCGCCATCCCCTACTACGGGAACAACTACGTCCCGGATTACTGGTACGGGCTCGACAACGGCATCACGGATCCGGGTTCGGAGATCAAGCCCTCGCGCCTCGTGCGCTACACGAGCGCGGTGCATGGCGGCTCGGCGGCGCTGCAGTTCGTGGTCCCCATCCAGACGGCGGAGCGCTTCACGACCGAGAAGTTCAACGTGCCGGTGGGCAATTACTCCTGCTCGTACCGGGTGCGCGGCCACGGCACCATCCGCCACCGCAGCTATTCAAGCGGCGGCTGGAGCCCGCAGACGGACTTCCTCGCCGTCGACAGCGACGAGTGGCAGCCGGTGTTCTTCCGCTTCACCGGCAACGTGCGCGACTGGCGCCTGTTCTTCTATCCGAGCCGCAGCGTCGCCGACCGCGACCACCTCCAGGTCGATGACATCGTCTGCACGAAGGACTAG
- a CDS encoding phage tail sheath subtilisin-like domain-containing protein has protein sequence MPARLHPGVYVEEVSSGARAIEAAGTSTAIFVGDTERGPLTPTRIKGVADFERQFGGFKRHAGAAPAASSVVLRYAVDAFFRNGGTSAYVLRALTNTTATPAKTGARASLGVVASSPGAWSDNLGVVLGDSSDGDATRFRLFVVYTFPGTSDGVIVERWDRLSANPSDENYAKDVLLRSSYLRWQDGPVVKPAGPADVAGANPLDTAIVASAATHRMTGGTQGNVDFPNGNLPGLLSALDEITDASLLVVPAQLGEADNDVVTRTQAALDYATGRPRQDLFCIADMPRSANKSTTEAASATVAYIRNAVLTTTNFGGVYFPWIEISDPAGVGRDPTLVIGPSSFVAGIYARIDQKRGVWKAPAGLEATVLNSRRLDYNLLDAHQDDLNPLGINGLRAQPGGGNVVWGARTMQPGSEWRYVPVRRTAIFLRTSIYNGIQWAVFEPNDEPLWAQLRLTIGGFMEQLFRQGAFAGRTTREAFFVKCDAETTPEADQIAGIVNVSVGFAPLRPAEFVVVRLSQIVNQKA, from the coding sequence ATGCCTGCACGTCTGCACCCAGGTGTTTACGTTGAAGAGGTTTCCAGCGGCGCACGGGCGATCGAGGCGGCGGGAACCTCGACGGCCATCTTCGTCGGTGACACCGAGCGCGGTCCTCTCACGCCGACCCGCATCAAGGGCGTCGCGGACTTCGAGCGGCAGTTCGGCGGCTTCAAGCGCCACGCGGGTGCCGCGCCCGCGGCGAGTTCCGTCGTCCTGCGGTACGCGGTGGACGCCTTCTTCCGCAATGGCGGCACGTCGGCGTACGTCCTGCGGGCCCTCACCAACACCACCGCCACCCCGGCCAAGACGGGCGCGCGGGCCAGCCTCGGCGTCGTGGCCTCCTCGCCCGGCGCGTGGTCTGACAACCTGGGCGTGGTCCTCGGAGACTCGAGCGACGGTGACGCCACCCGCTTCCGTCTCTTCGTGGTCTACACGTTCCCGGGCACCTCCGACGGCGTCATCGTCGAGCGGTGGGACCGGCTCTCCGCCAACCCGTCGGATGAGAACTACGCGAAGGACGTCCTCCTGCGCAGTTCCTACCTCCGCTGGCAGGACGGCCCCGTCGTGAAGCCGGCCGGTCCCGCGGATGTCGCGGGCGCGAACCCGCTGGACACCGCCATCGTCGCTTCCGCCGCCACCCACCGGATGACGGGCGGCACCCAGGGCAACGTAGACTTTCCGAACGGAAACCTCCCCGGGCTGCTCTCCGCGCTCGATGAGATCACGGACGCGAGCCTGCTCGTCGTCCCCGCCCAGCTTGGCGAGGCGGACAACGACGTGGTGACGCGCACCCAGGCCGCGCTCGACTACGCGACGGGCCGCCCGCGGCAGGACCTGTTCTGCATCGCGGACATGCCCCGGTCGGCCAACAAGTCGACGACGGAGGCGGCGTCCGCCACGGTGGCCTACATCCGCAACGCGGTGCTCACCACGACGAACTTCGGCGGTGTGTACTTCCCCTGGATTGAAATCAGCGATCCGGCGGGCGTGGGAAGGGATCCGACGCTCGTCATCGGGCCGAGCAGCTTCGTCGCCGGCATCTACGCCCGCATCGACCAGAAGCGCGGCGTGTGGAAGGCTCCCGCGGGCCTGGAGGCGACGGTGCTCAACTCCCGGCGCCTGGACTACAACCTGCTCGACGCCCACCAGGACGACCTCAACCCGCTGGGCATCAACGGGCTGCGCGCCCAGCCTGGCGGCGGGAACGTCGTGTGGGGGGCGCGCACGATGCAGCCGGGCTCGGAGTGGCGGTACGTGCCCGTCCGGCGCACGGCCATCTTCCTGCGGACCAGCATCTACAACGGCATCCAGTGGGCGGTGTTCGAGCCCAACGATGAGCCGCTCTGGGCGCAGCTGCGGCTGACCATTGGCGGGTTCATGGAGCAGCTCTTCCGCCAGGGCGCGTTCGCGGGCCGCACCACCCGCGAGGCGTTCTTCGTCAAATGCGACGCGGAGACGACCCCGGAAGCGGATCAGATCGCGGGCATCGTCAACGTGTCCGTCGGGTTCGCGCCGTTGCGACCCGCCGAGTTCGTCGTCGTCCGGCTCAGCCAGATCGTCAATCAGAAGGCGTAG
- a CDS encoding phage tail protein, whose product MALFSVNSHRNDPYKNFKFRVLIDGRPVAGLSKMSALKKSTEAVEWREAGDPSIVRKMPGRTKFEPITLEAGLTHDTTFEEWANLVNNLDGAAAMSLAKYRKDIAIEVLNLQSTPVLRFKVRRAWVSEYQATPEMDANANAVAITMVKIEHEGFQRDTTLTEPAET is encoded by the coding sequence ATGGCACTCTTTTCCGTCAACAGCCACCGGAACGACCCGTACAAGAACTTCAAGTTCCGCGTCCTCATCGATGGGCGCCCCGTCGCCGGGCTCTCGAAGATGAGCGCGCTCAAGAAGTCGACCGAAGCCGTCGAATGGCGCGAGGCCGGCGACCCGTCCATCGTCCGGAAGATGCCGGGGCGCACGAAGTTCGAGCCCATCACCCTGGAAGCCGGGTTGACCCACGACACCACGTTCGAGGAGTGGGCCAACCTGGTGAACAACCTGGATGGCGCCGCGGCCATGTCGCTCGCGAAGTACCGCAAGGACATCGCCATCGAGGTGCTCAACCTCCAGAGCACCCCGGTCCTCCGGTTCAAGGTCCGCCGCGCGTGGGTGAGTGAATACCAGGCCACGCCGGAGATGGATGCGAACGCCAACGCGGTCGCCATCACCATGGTGAAGATCGAGCACGAAGGCTTCCAGCGCGACACCACGCTGACCGAGCCCGCCGAGACCTGA
- a CDS encoding Pvc16 family protein, which yields MATFNNLYHATEAIKHVLETRITPAPGNVIAGPPPDTATTIEELRVSLLWVNEQAGHKNDGYIRNPDGTSSPPPMTLSLFVLITGYGEDPETNSAGAHRLIGEVLRIFHAEPHIELPIAALPSNSGRGRLSLALVPLTPDVVEKLFSPLQIKHRPFLLYEVGPVQLVSKLATTPVSPVVAPGGMVLTGPSIAAPPRLGRLVPNTLAEGGYVRIDGAFPATVDAVWVGARKFVAGGFDVIEPGRAIGLRLPTAGPHAVPPGVHRVSVMSGKVGSEPVDLCVVQAGTWSVDGPKVLSVAKSALFKLEGQGLTPATQVYLWPDSGIFAPTDVHRIGGLTVTPTSVEFTVPDLPGGDYRLSVELTLGASVPLQFTPFVIVEVKA from the coding sequence GTGGCGACGTTCAACAACCTCTACCACGCGACCGAGGCCATCAAGCACGTCCTGGAGACGCGGATCACTCCCGCGCCGGGCAACGTGATCGCCGGCCCTCCGCCCGACACCGCCACCACCATCGAGGAGCTGCGCGTGTCGCTCCTCTGGGTCAACGAACAGGCGGGCCACAAGAACGACGGCTACATCCGCAACCCCGACGGCACGTCCTCGCCGCCGCCCATGACGCTGTCCCTCTTCGTGCTGATCACCGGCTACGGCGAGGACCCCGAGACCAACTCCGCCGGTGCCCACCGCCTCATCGGCGAGGTGCTGCGGATCTTCCACGCGGAACCGCACATCGAGCTACCCATCGCGGCGCTCCCGAGCAACAGCGGCAGGGGCCGGCTCTCGCTCGCCCTGGTGCCGCTCACGCCCGACGTGGTGGAGAAGCTCTTCTCTCCGCTGCAGATCAAGCACCGGCCCTTCCTGCTCTACGAGGTGGGCCCGGTGCAGCTCGTGAGCAAGCTGGCCACGACCCCCGTGTCGCCGGTGGTCGCCCCGGGAGGCATGGTCCTGACGGGACCCTCCATCGCGGCGCCGCCGAGGCTGGGCCGGCTCGTGCCCAACACCCTTGCCGAAGGCGGCTACGTCCGCATCGATGGTGCCTTCCCGGCCACCGTCGACGCGGTCTGGGTGGGCGCCAGGAAGTTCGTCGCTGGCGGCTTCGACGTCATCGAGCCGGGCCGCGCCATCGGGCTCCGGCTGCCCACGGCCGGACCGCACGCGGTTCCCCCGGGCGTCCATCGCGTGTCGGTGATGAGCGGCAAGGTCGGATCCGAGCCCGTGGATCTTTGCGTCGTCCAGGCGGGCACCTGGTCGGTCGACGGACCGAAGGTCCTCTCCGTGGCGAAGAGCGCGCTCTTCAAGCTGGAGGGGCAGGGGCTCACGCCCGCCACGCAGGTGTACCTCTGGCCGGACAGCGGCATCTTCGCGCCCACCGACGTGCACCGGATTGGCGGCCTCACCGTTACGCCCACCTCGGTCGAGTTCACCGTTCCCGACCTGCCTGGCGGTGACTACCGGTTGTCGGTCGAGCTCACCCTCGGGGCCTCGGTGCCGTTGCAGTTCACCCCGTTCGTCATCGTGGAGGTCAAGGCATGA